A genomic region of uncultured Roseibium sp. contains the following coding sequences:
- a CDS encoding imelysin family protein has protein sequence MTTLKAGLLTAAAMLVTPAMAAAPSDILSNYGDIAQASYADSLATAKKLKAAIDTFLAEPSEANLGAARAAWIEARNPYQQTEAYRFGNAIVDDWEGKVNAWPLDEGLIDYVDASYGDESEENPFYAANLIANPSLKAGGETIDASTITASLLADQLQEAGEVEANVVTGYHAVEFMLWGQDLNGTDAGAGARPATDFDPENCTGGNCERRIQYLQAVTDLLISDLEEMAAAWQPGGAAREELEAKGETGGLATILTGMGSLSYGELAGERIKLGLLLHDPEEEHDCFADNTHMSHLNDVIGIRNVYFGSYASPLGNDVAGASLADLVAEKDPELAEEMKLKLDATLAAFEVMKVRADGGEAYDQMIGEGNEEGNAVVQAAVDALVDQTASIERVVKVLGLDAIAFEGSDSLDNPGAVFE, from the coding sequence ATGACAACACTCAAGGCTGGGCTGCTGACTGCAGCGGCCATGCTGGTCACACCCGCGATGGCGGCAGCTCCTTCTGACATCCTGTCGAATTACGGCGACATAGCCCAGGCGAGCTACGCGGATTCTCTCGCGACCGCCAAAAAACTGAAGGCTGCCATCGACACGTTTCTTGCCGAGCCGAGCGAGGCAAACCTGGGAGCCGCCCGGGCTGCGTGGATTGAGGCACGCAACCCCTACCAGCAGACCGAAGCCTACCGTTTCGGCAATGCCATCGTGGATGACTGGGAAGGCAAGGTGAATGCCTGGCCGCTCGACGAAGGCCTGATCGACTATGTCGACGCGTCCTATGGGGATGAATCGGAAGAAAATCCGTTCTATGCCGCCAACCTGATTGCCAATCCGTCCCTGAAGGCCGGCGGCGAGACGATCGACGCAAGCACAATCACCGCCTCTCTTCTCGCAGACCAGTTGCAGGAAGCCGGTGAGGTCGAGGCGAACGTGGTCACCGGATATCATGCCGTCGAATTCATGCTCTGGGGCCAGGATCTCAACGGCACCGATGCGGGCGCCGGTGCGCGGCCGGCGACCGATTTCGATCCGGAGAACTGCACCGGTGGCAATTGCGAGCGCCGGATCCAGTATCTGCAGGCGGTTACCGATCTCCTGATTTCCGATCTGGAAGAAATGGCCGCGGCCTGGCAGCCGGGCGGTGCGGCACGGGAAGAGCTGGAGGCAAAGGGAGAGACCGGCGGCCTTGCAACGATCCTGACCGGCATGGGCTCGCTGTCCTACGGCGAACTGGCCGGTGAGCGCATCAAGCTCGGACTGTTGCTGCACGATCCGGAAGAAGAGCATGACTGCTTCGCGGACAACACGCACATGTCCCATCTGAATGATGTTATCGGCATCCGCAACGTCTATTTCGGCTCCTATGCAAGCCCGCTCGGCAACGACGTCGCGGGCGCGTCCCTGGCGGATCTCGTCGCTGAAAAGGATCCGGAGCTTGCCGAAGAAATGAAGCTGAAGCTCGATGCCACACTGGCCGCCTTCGAAGTCATGAAGGTGCGCGCGGACGGCGGCGAAGCCTACGACCAGATGATCGGCGAAGGCAACGAAGAGGGCAACGCGGTCGTACAGGCCGCCGTCGATGCCCTTGTCGACCAGACAGCTTCCATCGAACGTGTGGTCAAGGTCCTAGGGCTCGACGCAATTGCGTTTGAAGGGTCGGACAGCCTCGACAACCCGGGCGCTGTTTTCGAATAA
- a CDS encoding TerB family tellurite resistance protein: MLSALKSFVREITFGDNGKKTFAEDDKRLAAAALLFHLVDIDGVIEESESAKLREILQQHYELTDKETSELIAAARQRDEEAVDLYGFTSVLKRTTDEEERLAIVEMMWEIVYADGHVHEFEDNTIWRVAELLGVSTRDRMTLRHKVAQTAPEDEEGS, encoded by the coding sequence ATGCTGAGTGCGCTCAAGAGCTTCGTCCGGGAGATCACGTTTGGTGACAACGGCAAGAAAACCTTTGCGGAAGACGACAAGCGTCTGGCCGCCGCCGCCTTGTTGTTTCATCTGGTCGATATCGACGGGGTCATCGAGGAAAGCGAAAGCGCGAAACTGAGGGAAATCCTGCAACAGCATTACGAGCTCACCGACAAGGAAACGTCCGAACTGATCGCCGCCGCAAGACAGCGCGACGAGGAAGCCGTTGATCTCTATGGGTTCACCTCGGTTCTGAAGAGAACCACCGACGAGGAAGAACGGCTCGCTATCGTCGAAATGATGTGGGAGATCGTTTACGCGGACGGGCACGTCCACGAATTCGAGGACAATACGATCTGGCGTGTTGCCGAACTCCTCGGCGTTTCGACCCGCGACCGCATGACCCTTCGTCACAAGGTGGCCCAGACCGCACCTGAGGACGAAGAGGGGTCCTGA
- a CDS encoding glutamine amidotransferase, with protein MRFQSSPVTGPSKVLIVLHQETSSPGRVGQELVKRGFTLDIRKPRFGDTLPDTMAGHAGAVIFGGPMSANDPDGFVHKEIDWIKVPLKEQKPFLGICLGAQMMVRHLGGTVAGHRDELVEIGYYPLKPTPAGKDLMTWPEKVYQWHREGFDCPRGAELLAAGPTYPNQAIRVGPSAYGIQFHPELTHQMMVKWTTKAAPRMELPGAQQRRDHFAGRFVYDPAVRRWLNSFLDIWIGTAEAPVQHSQLKAAE; from the coding sequence ATGAGATTTCAATCCAGCCCGGTGACCGGCCCCTCCAAGGTTTTGATCGTCCTGCACCAGGAGACATCTTCTCCCGGCCGCGTCGGCCAGGAACTTGTGAAGCGCGGCTTCACCCTTGATATTCGCAAGCCCCGTTTTGGCGACACGCTGCCCGACACGATGGCCGGCCACGCCGGAGCGGTGATCTTCGGCGGACCGATGAGCGCAAACGATCCCGACGGCTTCGTTCACAAGGAAATCGACTGGATCAAGGTTCCCCTGAAAGAGCAAAAACCCTTCCTGGGGATTTGCCTTGGCGCCCAGATGATGGTCAGGCATCTCGGTGGAACCGTTGCCGGACACCGCGATGAACTGGTGGAGATCGGTTACTACCCGCTGAAACCGACACCGGCGGGTAAGGATCTGATGACTTGGCCCGAGAAAGTCTACCAGTGGCACCGGGAAGGCTTCGATTGTCCGCGCGGAGCAGAACTGCTGGCTGCGGGTCCGACCTATCCAAACCAGGCGATCCGTGTCGGCCCGTCCGCATACGGTATCCAGTTTCACCCCGAACTGACCCACCAGATGATGGTCAAGTGGACCACCAAGGCAGCCCCGCGCATGGAGCTGCCCGGCGCGCAGCAGCGCCGCGATCATTTCGCCGGCCGCTTCGTCTATGATCCTGCGGTCAGGAGATGGCTCAACAGCTTTCTCGACATCTGGATCGGAACCGCTGAGGCACCTGTACAGCATTCGCAGCTGAAGGCTGCAGAGTAG
- a CDS encoding ATP-dependent Clp protease proteolytic subunit, whose amino-acid sequence MREAMQLVPMVVEQTSRGERSFDIYSRLLRERIIFLNGEVNDAVSALVCAQLLFLEAENPEKPISLYINSPGGVVTSGLAMYDTMRFIRAPVETLCMGTARSMGSFLLMAGEPGKRAALPNANILIHQPSGGFQGQASDIFIHAEEIQRTKHRMTRLYSEHCGRSYEEFDQAMDRDRFMTAEEALEWGLIDRILSEPRVCLEPTAER is encoded by the coding sequence ATGCGCGAAGCGATGCAGCTCGTCCCCATGGTCGTTGAGCAGACCAGCAGAGGAGAAAGGTCCTTTGACATTTACTCTCGACTATTGAGGGAACGGATCATTTTTCTGAATGGGGAAGTGAATGACGCGGTGTCGGCACTTGTCTGTGCGCAGTTGCTTTTTCTTGAGGCGGAAAACCCGGAAAAGCCGATCAGCCTTTACATCAATTCCCCTGGTGGTGTGGTGACGAGCGGGTTAGCGATGTACGACACCATGCGCTTCATCCGAGCACCGGTGGAAACCCTTTGCATGGGCACCGCGCGCTCAATGGGATCTTTTCTTCTGATGGCGGGCGAACCAGGAAAACGCGCAGCGTTGCCCAATGCCAACATTCTCATTCATCAACCGTCAGGGGGCTTTCAGGGTCAGGCCTCTGACATTTTCATTCATGCCGAAGAAATCCAGCGGACCAAACACCGGATGACGCGGCTCTATTCAGAGCATTGCGGGCGCTCATACGAGGAATTTGATCAGGCGATGGACCGGGATCGTTTTATGACCGCAGAAGAAGCTCTGGAGTGGGGCCTGATCGACCGGATACTGAGTGAACCCCGGGTATGTCTGGAACCAACAGCCGAGCGCTAA
- a CDS encoding metalloregulator ArsR/SmtB family transcription factor yields MIENDIFRALADPTRRSIFEKLANGGKNASELRQGLEISQPAMSQHLAVLRKAQLVREERQGRFVNYSVDPKGLTHIAQWFAKYRAFWPERVETLKDLLKEMDQ; encoded by the coding sequence ATGATTGAGAACGATATTTTCCGTGCGCTCGCCGATCCGACCCGGCGGAGTATTTTTGAGAAACTGGCGAACGGTGGCAAGAACGCCAGTGAATTGCGGCAGGGTTTGGAAATCAGCCAACCCGCAATGTCCCAACACCTCGCTGTTCTTCGAAAAGCGCAACTTGTAAGAGAGGAGCGTCAGGGTCGGTTTGTGAATTACTCTGTTGATCCCAAGGGTTTGACGCATATCGCGCAATGGTTTGCGAAGTATCGAGCCTTCTGGCCTGAACGGGTGGAAACGCTCAAGGATTTGCTAAAGGAAATGGACCAATGA
- a CDS encoding helicase-related protein, with amino-acid sequence MPRPSTLPLPPAARSRTVTAVLGPTNTGKTHLAIERMLAQASGLIGLPLRLLAREVYGRMVERAGAESVALITGEEKIIPEKPRFWVSTVEAMPLDLDTEFVAIDEVQLAGNLDRGHVFTDRILNLRGKSETLLLGAATARPLLEKLLPGLNVITRPRMSVLEYAGSKKVSRLPARSAIVAFSSDEVYSIAELIRRQRGGAAVVLGSLSPRTRNAQVELFQNGDVDHLVATDAIGMGLNLDVHHIAFAGNRKYDGYQYRQLTASEMGQIAGRAGRHTKDGTFGVTGRVDPLDDHLIEQIESHQFESLKVLQWRNSTLNFSSAAALRQSLDKVPREEGLARAPTGDDISALEHLLRDSAISGMAQGEKAIELLWDVCQVPDYRKIAPANHAELLNTIYTHLMQENYIADDWFSRQLAFADRTDGDIDTLANRIAHIRTWTYVANRPDWLADPAHWQGETRDIEDRLSDALHERLTQRFVDRRTSVLMRRLRENAMLEAEITSSGDVLVEGQHIGNLLGFRFAPDAAADGPDGKTVRAAAQVALTTEIESRAEKLGKSENGDFVLTSEGAIRWRGEPVAKLVAGEEVLAPTVLLLADEHLTGAPRDTVQNRLDLWVTAQIETLLKPLVDLKSGEGLDGLARGIGFRIVEGLGILERQDASDEIRQLDQDMRASLRKHGVRFGAYTVFVPALLKPAPSQLIAQLWALKHGSLDMNGMTELPQLSASGRTSIPVDETIDKALYKVVGFRVCGARAVRVDILERLADLIRPLIAWKPLDAEVSPPEGAIEQGGGFMVTVAMTSLLGCAGEDFSAVLKSLGYRLETKEVQRPVTAKPETATAPEEAQAGTQSETVTADEAANPGDSATAVAEEAEVESAGSDEGPDEPAAETAAETETVVSEATPAEVETDQPEAADTASTDDQATPAEADGTPAENTAAAEAAETAEPHSATADEADSVTTEAVEAESPEPVEMETVAIEIWRPGRHDRRPRGRQDQRRGDQRKGQNQGPKGGQGDKRHSKGGGGKGGPNRNRGGNRGFDGGNRRNAPPKDKPIDPNSPFAALMALKADMDSKDKK; translated from the coding sequence ATGCCCCGTCCCTCAACGTTGCCTTTGCCGCCGGCGGCCAGGTCCCGCACCGTAACGGCCGTCCTGGGCCCGACCAATACAGGCAAGACGCATCTGGCGATCGAACGCATGCTCGCGCAGGCGTCCGGCCTGATCGGCCTGCCGCTCCGTCTGCTCGCGCGCGAGGTCTATGGCCGTATGGTCGAGCGCGCCGGCGCCGAAAGCGTTGCCCTGATCACCGGAGAAGAGAAGATCATCCCGGAAAAGCCGCGCTTCTGGGTGTCGACGGTCGAGGCCATGCCGCTCGATCTCGACACCGAGTTCGTCGCGATTGACGAGGTTCAGCTCGCCGGAAACCTGGATCGCGGGCATGTGTTCACGGACCGCATTCTGAACCTACGGGGGAAATCGGAAACGCTGCTCCTGGGGGCGGCGACCGCTCGGCCGCTGCTGGAAAAACTGCTGCCGGGCCTCAACGTCATCACCCGCCCGCGCATGTCTGTCCTTGAATATGCCGGATCGAAGAAGGTGTCCCGCCTGCCGGCACGCTCGGCGATCGTCGCCTTCTCGTCAGACGAGGTCTATTCGATTGCCGAGTTGATCCGGCGCCAGCGCGGCGGTGCCGCCGTCGTGCTCGGATCGCTCAGCCCGAGGACGCGCAACGCTCAGGTCGAGCTGTTTCAGAATGGCGATGTCGACCATCTCGTTGCGACCGATGCGATCGGCATGGGGCTCAATCTCGATGTCCATCACATCGCCTTTGCCGGCAACCGGAAATATGACGGATACCAGTACCGGCAGCTGACCGCGTCCGAGATGGGGCAGATCGCCGGGCGCGCCGGCCGCCACACCAAAGACGGGACCTTCGGCGTGACCGGACGGGTCGATCCGCTCGACGATCATCTGATCGAACAGATCGAAAGCCACCAGTTCGAGAGCCTGAAAGTGCTGCAATGGCGCAACAGTACACTGAATTTTTCCTCCGCCGCCGCGCTGCGGCAAAGCCTCGACAAGGTGCCCCGGGAAGAGGGACTGGCGCGCGCGCCGACCGGTGACGATATTTCCGCTCTTGAACATTTGTTGCGTGATTCGGCAATATCCGGAATGGCACAGGGCGAAAAAGCGATCGAACTGCTATGGGATGTGTGCCAGGTGCCCGACTATCGCAAGATCGCTCCGGCCAATCATGCCGAGCTTTTGAACACCATCTATACGCATCTGATGCAGGAAAATTATATCGCGGATGACTGGTTCTCGCGTCAATTGGCCTTCGCAGACCGCACAGATGGTGATATCGACACTCTCGCGAACCGGATCGCTCATATCCGGACGTGGACATATGTTGCCAATCGTCCCGACTGGCTGGCCGATCCGGCCCACTGGCAGGGTGAGACGCGCGACATAGAGGACAGACTATCCGACGCACTTCACGAGCGCTTGACACAGCGCTTTGTGGACCGGCGTACAAGTGTATTGATGCGACGTTTGAGAGAGAACGCAATGCTGGAAGCAGAAATCACATCGAGCGGCGATGTGCTCGTGGAAGGTCAGCACATCGGGAACCTGCTTGGCTTCCGGTTCGCCCCCGATGCGGCCGCGGACGGGCCGGACGGCAAGACCGTCCGCGCTGCCGCCCAGGTTGCCTTGACAACCGAGATCGAGTCGCGCGCAGAAAAACTCGGCAAGTCCGAGAATGGCGATTTCGTGCTGACCTCCGAAGGTGCCATCCGCTGGCGCGGCGAGCCTGTCGCCAAGCTCGTGGCAGGTGAAGAGGTTCTGGCGCCGACCGTGCTCCTGCTTGCGGACGAGCATCTGACCGGTGCGCCGCGCGACACGGTCCAGAACCGTCTCGATCTCTGGGTGACGGCGCAGATCGAAACGCTGCTGAAACCCCTTGTCGATCTGAAATCCGGCGAAGGCCTGGACGGACTTGCGCGCGGCATCGGTTTCCGCATCGTCGAAGGGCTTGGCATCCTTGAGCGTCAGGATGCGTCCGACGAGATCCGGCAGTTGGACCAGGACATGCGCGCTTCCCTGCGCAAGCACGGCGTACGGTTCGGCGCCTACACGGTCTTTGTACCCGCATTGCTCAAGCCGGCACCCAGCCAGCTGATTGCCCAGCTCTGGGCGTTGAAGCACGGGTCGCTCGACATGAACGGCATGACGGAACTGCCGCAGCTCTCCGCGTCGGGCCGTACCTCCATTCCGGTCGACGAAACGATCGACAAGGCGCTTTACAAGGTTGTCGGCTTCCGGGTGTGCGGAGCGCGCGCGGTCAGGGTCGACATTCTGGAACGGCTCGCGGATCTGATCCGTCCGCTGATTGCCTGGAAACCGCTGGATGCTGAAGTCAGCCCGCCGGAAGGCGCGATCGAGCAGGGCGGCGGCTTTATGGTCACCGTGGCGATGACGTCCCTTCTGGGCTGTGCGGGCGAGGATTTCTCCGCAGTCCTGAAGTCTCTCGGCTATCGGCTCGAAACGAAGGAAGTGCAGCGGCCTGTCACGGCCAAGCCCGAAACGGCGACAGCGCCGGAAGAGGCGCAGGCCGGGACGCAGTCCGAGACCGTGACGGCAGACGAGGCGGCGAATCCGGGCGATAGCGCGACCGCGGTTGCCGAAGAGGCTGAGGTGGAATCTGCCGGCTCGGATGAAGGCCCGGATGAACCGGCTGCCGAAACGGCCGCGGAAACCGAAACAGTCGTTTCGGAGGCAACCCCGGCTGAAGTGGAAACGGATCAACCCGAGGCAGCCGATACTGCCTCGACTGATGATCAGGCCACACCGGCTGAAGCTGACGGCACACCGGCCGAAAACACAGCGGCAGCTGAAGCCGCAGAAACCGCAGAGCCGCACAGCGCCACCGCCGACGAAGCGGACAGCGTGACCACAGAGGCAGTTGAGGCGGAAAGCCCGGAACCCGTCGAGATGGAAACCGTCGCGATCGAGATCTGGCGGCCCGGACGTCACGACCGCAGACCGCGTGGACGCCAGGATCAGCGCCGTGGTGATCAACGCAAGGGTCAGAACCAGGGTCCGAAAGGCGGTCAGGGCGACAAGCGGCACAGCAAAGGCGGCGGCGGAAAAGGTGGTCCGAACCGCAATCGTGGCGGCAACAGGGGTTTTGACGGCGGAAACCGCCGCAATGCGCCGCCCAAGGACAAACCGATTGATCCGAATTCGCCCTTTGCGGCCCTGATGGCCCTCAAGGCGGATATGGATAGCAAGGACAAGAAGTAA
- a CDS encoding RNA-binding S4 domain-containing protein, with product MPDAGVLRVDKWLWFARVTKSRSLAQKLATAGHVRINKDKISSASKTVRTGDVLTIVLERKVLVLKIVALGARRGPYEEARTLYEDLSPPPPPRKAAPPPPPGQREAGAGRPTKRERRKMDAFRGEN from the coding sequence GTGCCTGACGCGGGTGTCCTGCGTGTCGACAAGTGGCTCTGGTTCGCCAGGGTCACCAAGTCTCGCTCCCTGGCGCAGAAACTGGCGACAGCCGGCCACGTCAGGATCAACAAGGACAAGATTTCCTCTGCAAGCAAAACCGTCAGGACAGGCGATGTGCTGACCATCGTTCTTGAACGCAAGGTTCTCGTGTTGAAGATCGTGGCACTCGGTGCAAGACGCGGCCCCTATGAAGAGGCCCGCACCCTTTACGAGGATCTGTCGCCTCCGCCGCCGCCCAGAAAAGCCGCACCCCCGCCACCGCCCGGCCAGCGCGAAGCCGGAGCCGGCCGGCCGACCAAGCGCGAGCGCCGCAAGATGGACGCGTTTCGCGGAGAAAACTGA
- the fdxA gene encoding ferredoxin FdxA, producing the protein MTYVVTDNCIKCKYTDCVEVCPVDCFYEGENFLVINPDECIDCGVCEPECPAEAILPDTEPGLEKWIEINAEYSEKWPNITEKKDPLPTAEEFDGKENKFEEHFSPNPPS; encoded by the coding sequence ATGACCTACGTCGTCACAGACAACTGCATCAAGTGCAAGTACACGGACTGTGTTGAAGTCTGCCCGGTGGATTGCTTCTACGAAGGCGAGAACTTTCTCGTCATCAATCCCGACGAGTGTATTGATTGCGGTGTCTGTGAACCCGAGTGCCCGGCCGAGGCGATCCTGCCCGATACCGAGCCTGGCCTGGAGAAGTGGATCGAAATCAACGCAGAATACTCCGAAAAATGGCCGAATATCACGGAGAAGAAGGACCCGCTCCCCACCGCCGAGGAATTCGACGGCAAGGAAAACAAGTTTGAAGAGCATTTCTCTCCGAACCCGCCATCGTGA
- a CDS encoding CarD family transcriptional regulator gives MATSTKKAAQRQGFKTGEHIVYPAHGVGQITAIEEQSVAGHTLELLVIVFEQDKMTLRVPVAKIASVGMRKLGDPAAVKKALETVRGRPRVKRTMWSRRAQEYEAKINSGDLIAISEVVRDLFRSESQPEQSYSERQLYEAALDRMAREIAAVNKCSETEAVKQIEQNLAKAPSRLKAAAAAEADVEDDDEDKEEAA, from the coding sequence ATGGCAACAAGCACCAAAAAAGCCGCGCAGCGTCAAGGTTTCAAGACAGGCGAGCATATCGTTTATCCGGCGCACGGCGTCGGCCAGATTACCGCCATCGAAGAGCAGAGCGTTGCGGGTCACACTTTGGAGTTGCTCGTCATCGTTTTTGAACAGGACAAGATGACCCTTCGTGTACCGGTCGCGAAAATCGCTTCCGTCGGCATGCGCAAACTCGGCGATCCGGCAGCGGTCAAGAAGGCGCTCGAAACAGTCCGGGGCCGGCCGCGGGTGAAACGCACCATGTGGAGCCGGCGTGCACAGGAATACGAGGCAAAGATCAATTCTGGCGACCTGATCGCCATTTCTGAAGTCGTCCGCGATCTCTTCAGGTCGGAGAGCCAGCCGGAACAGTCCTACTCCGAACGCCAGCTTTATGAAGCCGCCCTTGATCGCATGGCCCGCGAAATCGCTGCCGTCAACAAGTGCTCGGAAACCGAGGCTGTGAAGCAGATCGAACAGAACCTCGCGAAGGCGCCGAGCCGCCTCAAGGCTGCGGCCGCTGCCGAGGCTGATGTCGAAGACGACGACGAAGACAAGGAAGAAGCTGCCTGA
- a CDS encoding RNA polymerase factor sigma-32, with product MSGSEKRQLVQAAMKAPYLTREEERELAVSWRDHRDEKALEKLSLSHMRLVIAVASRFRNFGLPLGDLIQEGHVGLLEAAARFEPAREVRFSTYATWWIRASIQDYILRNWSIVRGGTSSTQKALFFNLRRLRAKLSNNQTPLTDSELHQKIADAIGVKHADVALMSARLSGPDTSLNAPVTDSEGSSADRQDFLVSDAPLPDEIVTGNIDTERRRKWLWSALKVLSERELRIVKERRLSEDGATLESLGAKLGISKERVRQIESRAMEKLRSALLNEQPDEAVYSV from the coding sequence ATGTCGGGAAGCGAAAAGCGGCAATTGGTCCAGGCGGCAATGAAAGCACCCTACCTCACACGCGAGGAAGAACGGGAGCTCGCGGTCAGCTGGCGGGATCATCGGGACGAAAAGGCGCTGGAAAAACTGTCTCTGTCGCACATGCGCCTCGTGATTGCGGTCGCCTCGCGTTTCCGCAATTTCGGCCTGCCGCTCGGCGACCTGATCCAGGAAGGGCATGTCGGCCTGCTCGAAGCGGCCGCCCGGTTCGAACCAGCACGCGAGGTCCGCTTCTCCACCTATGCGACGTGGTGGATCCGCGCCTCGATCCAGGACTACATTCTGCGCAACTGGTCGATTGTCCGCGGCGGAACGTCGTCGACACAAAAAGCCCTTTTCTTCAATCTGCGCCGTCTCAGGGCGAAACTCTCGAACAACCAGACCCCGCTGACCGACAGCGAACTCCACCAGAAGATCGCTGACGCCATCGGCGTGAAGCATGCCGATGTCGCGTTGATGTCCGCCCGCCTGTCCGGCCCGGACACCTCTTTGAACGCACCTGTCACGGACAGCGAGGGCTCCAGCGCCGACAGACAGGATTTCCTGGTGTCCGACGCCCCCCTGCCGGATGAAATCGTCACCGGCAACATCGATACGGAACGGCGCAGGAAATGGCTGTGGTCAGCCCTGAAAGTTCTCAGTGAACGCGAGTTGCGCATCGTCAAGGAGCGTCGTCTGTCCGAAGACGGGGCAACGCTTGAATCGCTCGGCGCGAAACTCGGGATCTCCAAGGAGCGCGTTCGCCAGATCGAGAGCCGCGCCATGGAGAAGCTGCGCTCGGCCCTTTTGAATGAACAGCCGGACGAGGCGGTCTACAGCGTCTGA
- a CDS encoding M48 family metalloprotease, translating into MAVRTAIESQRGTRSTATGSRPGRPGRRLVRVFGALALSLLTASCQLLGDGTSVGTVSTGVRPKLTSDIGAREHPRVVATYGGVYKDPGAERAVASVVGRLVAASEDPSQSYQITILNSPAINAFALPGGYLYVTRGLLALANDTSEVAAVLAHEMAHVTANHAIKRQQRAEAKQLADRILNDVVQDSEEARKAIISSQLSFARFSQVQELEADAIGVRTLARAGFDPYAAARFLRSMAAYAQYQSADASSPGAPDFLSSHPSTPERLQIAVKSARQIGAPGIGERDRDRYLNQINGMLYGDDPLEGFVRGRSFLHKALGIGFTVPQGYILENSTEAVLASNGDGTAIRFDGADVSGFPNLVDYMKSGWINGLLPESVRETTINGLPGVTGAAITQGWSFRIAVVRIGRTGYRFIFASRSPNQRFDTDFRATVDSFRQLTPTERARLQSLRIKVVKTKPGDTPRKLAVGMSGVEPSRRLQFFSILNDLDPNKAIPAGTAVKLVVE; encoded by the coding sequence GTGGCGGTCAGGACGGCAATTGAATCCCAGCGCGGCACGCGTTCGACGGCCACCGGTTCACGTCCCGGGCGGCCGGGCCGCCGTCTTGTTCGTGTTTTCGGTGCGCTTGCGCTGTCCCTGCTCACCGCGTCGTGCCAGCTTCTGGGCGACGGAACCAGTGTCGGTACCGTCTCAACGGGTGTCCGCCCGAAGCTCACCAGTGACATCGGTGCGCGTGAACACCCCAGGGTCGTGGCCACATATGGCGGCGTCTACAAGGACCCGGGTGCGGAACGGGCGGTTGCCAGTGTCGTCGGACGGCTGGTCGCAGCCTCGGAGGACCCCTCCCAGAGTTACCAGATCACGATCCTGAACTCTCCGGCGATCAACGCCTTTGCCCTGCCGGGCGGCTATCTCTACGTCACGCGCGGACTTCTTGCGCTGGCCAACGACACGTCGGAAGTCGCCGCGGTTCTTGCGCATGAAATGGCGCATGTCACGGCGAACCACGCCATCAAGCGGCAGCAGCGCGCGGAGGCCAAGCAGCTGGCTGACAGGATCCTGAATGACGTGGTTCAGGATTCAGAAGAAGCGCGCAAGGCCATCATCTCGTCGCAGCTGTCTTTCGCGCGCTTCAGCCAGGTTCAGGAACTGGAGGCGGATGCCATTGGCGTCAGGACGCTGGCACGGGCCGGTTTCGATCCCTATGCCGCAGCCCGTTTCCTGCGGTCCATGGCGGCCTACGCGCAGTATCAATCGGCCGACGCCTCGTCGCCCGGTGCTCCCGACTTCCTGTCATCGCATCCTTCAACGCCGGAGCGGCTCCAGATCGCGGTGAAATCGGCACGCCAGATCGGCGCGCCGGGTATCGGCGAGCGGGACCGGGACCGCTACCTCAACCAGATCAACGGCATGCTCTACGGCGACGATCCGCTGGAAGGGTTCGTGCGCGGCCGGTCCTTCCTGCACAAGGCGCTGGGCATCGGCTTCACGGTGCCGCAGGGCTACATCCTGGAAAACTCCACGGAAGCGGTTCTGGCCAGCAATGGCGACGGCACGGCCATCCGCTTCGACGGCGCGGATGTCAGCGGCTTTCCCAACCTGGTCGACTACATGAAATCCGGCTGGATCAACGGCCTGCTTCCGGAAAGTGTCCGGGAGACGACCATCAACGGATTGCCGGGGGTCACGGGGGCCGCGATCACGCAGGGCTGGTCCTTCCGCATCGCCGTTGTCCGCATCGGCCGGACCGGCTACCGGTTCATCTTTGCCAGCCGGTCTCCCAATCAGCGCTTCGACACGGATTTCCGTGCAACCGTCGACAGTTTCAGGCAGTTGACGCCGACCGAGCGGGCGCGGCTGCAGTCGCTGCGCATCAAGGTGGTCAAGACCAAGCCGGGCGATACGCCGCGCAAACTTGCCGTCGGCATGAGCGGCGTTGAGCCGTCCCGGCGGCTGCAGTTCTTCTCCATCCTGAACGATCTCGATCCGAACAAGGCCATTCCCGCGGGGACGGCGGTCAAGCTCGTGGTGGAATAG